The following proteins are co-located in the Candidatus Dormiibacterota bacterium genome:
- a CDS encoding TIGR00730 family Rossman fold protein, with translation MRVCIFCGARSGRGDIYRAIARDVARAIVARGDSVVYGGGRVGMMGALADAALEAGGEVIGVIPEALASAEIAHQGITTLHVVDSMHARKALLTALSDAFVALPGGIGTMDELFEALTWHQLGIHDKPVGILNAAGYYDPLFSLLDRMFEEGLLPASTRSSIVTGNAIEALLEELFAANRRSAHG, from the coding sequence GTGCGCGTCTGCATCTTCTGCGGCGCTCGGTCCGGGCGCGGTGACATCTACCGCGCGATCGCGCGAGACGTGGCGCGCGCGATCGTCGCGCGCGGAGATTCCGTCGTCTACGGCGGCGGGCGCGTCGGGATGATGGGCGCACTCGCCGACGCGGCATTGGAAGCGGGCGGCGAGGTTATCGGCGTGATCCCGGAGGCTCTCGCCAGCGCCGAGATCGCGCATCAAGGCATCACCACGCTGCACGTCGTCGATTCGATGCACGCTCGCAAGGCGCTGCTCACCGCGTTGAGCGACGCGTTCGTCGCGCTACCGGGCGGCATCGGGACGATGGACGAGCTCTTCGAAGCGCTCACCTGGCATCAGCTCGGGATCCACGACAAGCCGGTCGGCATCCTGAACGCAGCCGGCTACTACGACCCGTTGTTCTCGCTGCTCGACCGCATGTTCGAAGAAGGCCTGCTTCCGGCATCGACGCGCTCCTCGATCGTCACCGGCAATGCGATCGAAGCGCTGCTGGAGGAGCTCTTCGCCGCGAACCGTAGAAGCGCGCATGGCTGA
- a CDS encoding peptide ABC transporter substrate-binding protein → MDSLAQFIRLAQVPALLALLAACAGAPRIPAGTVRFNLAEDPTSLNPLFIHPDAASVEQQVDRLLFEPFVDLDGRGRMIPELLAQIPTTGNGGISRDGRTITYHLRRNVVWSDGVPLTSADVLFTLRAVLDPNNPVQSHEGYDLIERAWAPNAHTVIFRLRHAWAPAVTTYFSYGTSPQSVLPAHVLRNQTPLARAAFNAAPSVVDGPFRFVSWRRGDALRLVRNPRYWRGKPRVEQLDLRIVPDPQTNLVLLESGQVDWNLVAPVQWSLLRGKAGIAFVRVPTAVVAGIAINVSHPPLDDVRVRRAIAMSIDRSGITRRITLGNYVVTNMLQPQFSWAFDPSVHEPAFDPGQADELLDRAGWTRGRDGMRRKDGKPLQLVYVAFPETASGVRIATEVQAELKSRGIAVEIKSISNAQLFLPVTGTLAAGKFDLAYVPWTMGADPDDSSVLACGAPSNYMRWCNATVDALERRALAATSRGARKVLYSRIARIVARDVPIIYLFNADYIYAYRRRLHGFLPNAFLPTWNAYDWTIAGIRAPSRRR, encoded by the coding sequence ATGGATAGCCTAGCACAGTTCATTCGTTTGGCACAAGTTCCGGCGCTGCTGGCCCTGCTTGCCGCTTGCGCGGGTGCGCCCCGGATACCGGCGGGGACCGTTCGCTTCAATCTCGCCGAGGACCCTACGAGCCTCAACCCGCTCTTCATCCATCCCGATGCCGCCTCGGTCGAACAGCAGGTCGACCGGCTGCTCTTCGAACCCTTCGTCGATCTCGACGGCAGGGGCCGTATGATCCCCGAGCTGCTCGCGCAGATTCCGACGACCGGCAACGGCGGTATCTCACGCGACGGCCGGACGATCACCTATCACCTCCGGCGCAACGTGGTGTGGAGCGACGGCGTGCCCCTGACGAGCGCGGACGTCCTCTTTACCCTCCGCGCGGTCTTGGATCCGAACAATCCGGTGCAATCGCACGAAGGATACGATCTCATCGAGCGCGCGTGGGCGCCGAACGCGCATACCGTGATCTTTCGCCTTCGCCACGCGTGGGCGCCGGCCGTGACGACGTACTTCTCCTACGGAACGTCGCCGCAGTCCGTTCTTCCCGCCCACGTGCTTCGCAACCAAACGCCGCTCGCGCGAGCTGCGTTCAATGCGGCGCCGTCCGTCGTCGACGGGCCCTTTCGCTTCGTCTCCTGGCGGCGCGGCGACGCGCTGAGGTTGGTACGGAACCCGCGCTACTGGCGCGGAAAACCCCGCGTCGAACAGCTCGATCTGCGGATCGTGCCGGATCCGCAAACGAACCTGGTGCTGCTGGAGTCGGGTCAGGTCGACTGGAATCTCGTCGCGCCCGTGCAGTGGTCGCTCTTGCGTGGAAAGGCGGGCATTGCCTTCGTTCGCGTTCCGACCGCGGTTGTCGCCGGCATCGCGATCAACGTTTCGCATCCGCCGCTCGACGACGTCCGCGTCCGCCGCGCGATCGCCATGTCGATCGACCGCTCGGGCATCACCCGGCGCATCACGCTGGGAAACTACGTCGTCACGAACATGCTGCAGCCGCAGTTCTCGTGGGCGTTCGACCCGAGCGTGCACGAGCCGGCGTTCGATCCGGGCCAGGCCGACGAGCTTCTCGACCGTGCGGGCTGGACGCGCGGCCGGGACGGGATGCGGCGCAAGGACGGCAAGCCGCTCCAGCTCGTGTATGTCGCGTTCCCTGAGACGGCGAGCGGCGTTCGCATTGCGACCGAGGTTCAAGCTGAGTTGAAGTCGCGCGGCATCGCAGTAGAGATCAAGAGCATCAGTAATGCCCAGCTCTTCTTGCCGGTCACCGGGACGCTAGCGGCCGGCAAATTCGACCTCGCGTACGTTCCGTGGACGATGGGCGCCGATCCGGACGATTCGAGCGTGCTCGCGTGCGGCGCACCGTCGAACTACATGCGCTGGTGCAATGCAACGGTCGATGCGCTCGAGCGCCGTGCGCTCGCCGCGACGTCGCGCGGCGCGCGCAAGGTCCTCTACTCGCGGATCGCCCGTATCGTGGCCCGGGACGTTCCCATCATCTACCTCTTCAACGCCGACTACATCTACGCGTATCGCCGCCGCTTACACGGCTTTTTACCGAACGCGTTCCTCCCGACGTGGAATGCCTACGATTGGACCATCGCCGGCATCAGAGCTCCTTCACGGCGGCGGTGA
- a CDS encoding fumarylacetoacetate hydrolase family protein, with protein sequence MSFASPDAGVRPGVIDGDSVRAIASATMREFIALPPAQRATRITDERVALAHVHLDAPVRPARNVFCVGRNYLEHLKEGALVFGREAKLPEVPTFFTKATTAIAAPDATLHFEASVSNEYDYEAELAVVVGKRCKDVAETAWREVVFGYTCLNDVTARDLQRAHGQWFKGKSLDDACPLGPWIVSSDEIADPQRLEIAFRRNGIEKQHSNTGRMLFPIARLIAELSRGMTLEPGDVIATGTPEGVGFARQPPEFLHDGDEMIVEIEGIGSLRNHIHIS encoded by the coding sequence GTGAGCTTCGCCTCTCCCGACGCCGGCGTGCGCCCGGGAGTGATCGACGGCGACTCCGTTCGTGCGATCGCATCCGCGACGATGCGCGAGTTCATCGCGCTTCCTCCGGCGCAGCGCGCTACACGCATAACCGACGAGCGCGTCGCGCTGGCACACGTGCATCTGGATGCGCCGGTGAGACCCGCGCGTAACGTCTTCTGCGTCGGCCGCAACTATCTCGAGCACCTCAAGGAAGGAGCGCTGGTCTTCGGCCGCGAGGCGAAGCTGCCCGAGGTTCCGACGTTCTTCACGAAGGCTACGACGGCGATCGCCGCCCCGGATGCGACGCTGCACTTCGAGGCGTCAGTTTCGAATGAGTACGATTACGAGGCCGAGCTGGCAGTCGTCGTCGGGAAGCGCTGCAAAGACGTCGCAGAGACGGCGTGGCGCGAAGTCGTGTTCGGATACACGTGCCTGAACGACGTCACAGCGCGCGATCTCCAGCGCGCGCACGGCCAGTGGTTCAAAGGCAAAAGCCTCGATGACGCGTGCCCGCTCGGACCTTGGATCGTCTCCTCCGACGAGATCGCGGATCCCCAGCGGCTGGAGATCGCATTTCGGCGCAACGGCATCGAGAAACAGCACAGCAATACGGGACGCATGCTCTTCCCCATCGCGCGCCTGATCGCCGAGCTGAGCCGCGGCATGACGCTCGAGCCCGGCGACGTGATCGCGACGGGAACGCCCGAGGGCGTCGGCTTTGCGCGGCAGCCGCCGGAGTTCTTGCACGACGGCGACGAGATGATCGTCGAGATCGAAGGAATCGGAAGCCTGCGCAACCATATCCACATCTCATGA
- a CDS encoding DUF4337 family protein, with protein sequence MAEHSAADALHEAGERAEQLESGSKLVPVCAAVIAVLAAIATLFSNHSSVAGLERRTLAGIMQTRAADQYGYYESSRIKIEVNQALSESHLVTNPTALHTMHARIAKEERKSGGTLRVAHNDEASAHVQLADAERSLGSYERYEVSATLFDVSIVLVSITALTRGSKALLWLGLGLTVVGLGYFTAGFIHI encoded by the coding sequence ATGGCTGAACACAGCGCCGCCGACGCGTTGCACGAGGCGGGCGAACGGGCGGAACAGTTGGAGTCCGGCTCCAAGCTCGTCCCGGTGTGCGCCGCCGTCATCGCGGTGCTGGCGGCGATCGCAACGCTCTTCTCCAACCACAGTTCCGTTGCCGGCCTCGAGAGACGTACCCTTGCGGGCATCATGCAGACGCGCGCTGCCGATCAGTACGGCTATTACGAGTCGAGCCGCATCAAGATCGAGGTGAACCAAGCGCTAAGCGAATCGCACCTCGTGACGAACCCCACCGCGCTGCACACGATGCACGCGCGCATCGCGAAAGAAGAACGCAAATCCGGCGGAACGCTGCGCGTCGCGCACAACGACGAAGCTTCGGCGCACGTTCAGCTCGCCGATGCCGAACGCTCGCTCGGGTCCTACGAACGGTACGAGGTATCGGCGACGCTCTTCGACGTCTCGATCGTGCTCGTTTCGATCACCGCGCTCACGCGCGGCTCGAAGGCGTTACTCTGGCTCGGTCTCGGCCTGACCGTCGTCGGCTTGGGCTACTTCACCGCCGGCTTCATCCACATTTAA
- a CDS encoding KamA family radical SAM protein has product MIELYPFKPPAPHDVFAYRDLLGGEFWRHVPAYANVDETEFLDHIWQQRHSVKTPEELLATVRDLASPEFIADAELGFHRAPMAVRVSPYAIALVDWSDPYRDPIRRQFIPVASALLPDHPALTLDSLHEQADSPVPGLVHRYVDKALFLPLNVCPVYCRFCTRSYAIGPDTENVGKVELAKSPKQWQDVFAYIASRPELEDVVISGGDAYQLPPKNLELIGDALLDIDHVRRMRFATKGPAIMPMKLLTDHAWVDALTRIVERGRSMGKDVVLHTHFNAPEEITEITQRAMRVLFERGIFVRNQSVLIRGVNDEPERMQRLVKRLGYVNVHPYYVYMHDMVKGVEDLRTTVQTAVDVEKFVRGSTAGFNTPTFVCDAPGGGGKRDVHSYEHYDRENGIAVYAAPSVKPGRAFIYFDPIDRLEPAARKRWRDETVAQEMVHEALRRAGAGDDSFVVA; this is encoded by the coding sequence ATGATCGAGCTCTACCCATTCAAGCCACCCGCCCCGCACGATGTCTTCGCGTATCGCGATCTGCTCGGCGGTGAGTTCTGGCGCCACGTGCCCGCGTATGCAAACGTGGACGAAACGGAGTTCCTCGACCATATTTGGCAGCAACGCCACTCCGTCAAGACCCCCGAAGAACTGCTCGCGACCGTGCGGGACCTCGCCTCCCCAGAGTTCATTGCCGACGCGGAGCTCGGCTTTCACCGCGCGCCGATGGCGGTGCGCGTTTCACCGTACGCCATCGCGCTCGTCGACTGGAGCGACCCGTACCGCGATCCGATCCGCCGGCAGTTCATACCGGTTGCCTCCGCGTTATTGCCCGACCACCCTGCCTTGACGTTGGACTCGCTGCACGAGCAAGCCGATTCCCCGGTTCCGGGACTCGTGCATCGCTACGTCGACAAGGCGCTCTTCCTGCCGCTGAACGTCTGTCCGGTCTATTGCCGGTTCTGCACGCGCAGCTACGCGATCGGGCCGGACACGGAGAACGTCGGGAAGGTCGAGCTCGCGAAGTCACCCAAACAGTGGCAAGACGTCTTCGCGTACATTGCGAGCCGCCCAGAGCTCGAGGACGTCGTCATCTCCGGTGGCGACGCATACCAGCTTCCGCCGAAGAACCTCGAGCTCATCGGTGACGCGTTGCTCGACATCGACCACGTGCGGCGCATGCGCTTCGCAACGAAAGGCCCGGCGATCATGCCGATGAAGCTGCTCACCGACCATGCATGGGTCGACGCTCTGACGCGCATCGTCGAGCGCGGCCGCAGCATGGGGAAGGACGTCGTCCTGCACACGCACTTCAACGCCCCGGAGGAGATCACGGAGATCACCCAGCGAGCGATGCGCGTGCTCTTCGAGCGCGGGATCTTCGTTCGCAATCAATCGGTCCTGATTCGCGGAGTCAACGATGAGCCCGAGCGCATGCAGCGGCTCGTCAAGCGGCTCGGCTACGTGAACGTCCATCCCTACTACGTCTACATGCACGACATGGTCAAGGGCGTCGAAGACTTGCGCACGACCGTTCAAACGGCGGTCGACGTCGAGAAGTTCGTGCGCGGGAGCACGGCCGGCTTCAATACGCCGACGTTCGTTTGCGACGCACCGGGCGGCGGTGGGAAGCGCGACGTGCACTCGTACGAACACTATGACCGTGAAAACGGCATTGCCGTCTACGCAGCGCCGTCGGTAAAGCCGGGCCGAGCCTTCATCTACTTCGATCCGATCGATCGGCTCGAGCCCGCCGCACGCAAGCGCTGGCGGGACGAAACCGTCGCGCAGGAGATGGTCCACGAGGCCTTGCGACGCGCCGGCGCCGGCGACGACTCCTTCGTCGTCGCATAA
- a CDS encoding NAD(P)(+) transhydrogenase (Re/Si-specific) subunit beta, which translates to MTATQTVFALLDLLAISLFIIGLHYLNAPPTARFGNRLAMVGMLIALVVVLVGTLGIGWWAVATGIVIGAAIGIVAAVKVKMTAMPQMVALYNGAGGGAAALVSTVELAVARAHGASLDPVVAVSLVLSATIGAISFAGSLVAFAKLQELMTGRPVTYRGQQIVNAIVALAIALLLALFIARLGDAAPWVYPGLVAAALLFGVLFVLPIGGADMPVVISLLNSATGVAVAVTGFELSSPLLITGGALVGASGTILTVAMSRAMNRPLTNVLFGAFGAAGGTEPAAAGKQQNIRSVSVDDVAAMLAYASKVMIVPGYGMAVAQAQHSVKALADQLEKRDVKVLYAIHPVAGRMPGHMNVLLAEANVPYEALLDLDAANAEFPTTDVALVIGANDVTNPAARTVKSSPIYGMPILDVDKAANVVVLKRSMRSGFAGIENPLYELANCSMLFGDAKASVDALTAAVKEL; encoded by the coding sequence ATGACCGCGACACAGACGGTTTTCGCGCTGCTCGACCTCCTGGCCATCTCGCTCTTCATCATCGGGCTGCACTATCTCAACGCGCCGCCGACGGCGCGCTTCGGCAACCGGCTGGCGATGGTCGGCATGCTCATCGCCCTCGTCGTCGTCCTGGTCGGAACGCTAGGCATCGGTTGGTGGGCGGTCGCGACCGGCATCGTCATCGGCGCGGCAATCGGAATCGTCGCCGCCGTAAAAGTCAAGATGACGGCGATGCCGCAGATGGTGGCGCTCTACAATGGCGCCGGCGGCGGCGCCGCCGCGCTCGTCTCGACGGTCGAGCTCGCGGTCGCGCGCGCACACGGCGCCTCGTTGGATCCCGTCGTGGCCGTTTCTCTCGTTCTCTCGGCGACCATCGGTGCAATCAGCTTCGCCGGCTCGCTCGTTGCCTTCGCAAAGTTGCAAGAGCTGATGACCGGAAGACCCGTGACGTATCGCGGTCAGCAGATCGTCAACGCAATCGTCGCCCTAGCGATCGCGCTCCTCCTCGCGCTCTTCATCGCGCGCCTTGGCGACGCCGCGCCCTGGGTCTATCCAGGGCTCGTCGCTGCGGCACTGCTCTTCGGCGTGCTCTTCGTGCTGCCGATCGGCGGCGCCGACATGCCGGTCGTCATCTCGTTATTGAACTCGGCCACCGGCGTTGCAGTCGCCGTCACCGGCTTCGAGTTGTCGAGCCCGTTGCTGATCACCGGAGGCGCCCTCGTCGGCGCGAGCGGCACCATTCTCACCGTTGCGATGAGCCGTGCGATGAACCGCCCGCTCACGAACGTGCTCTTCGGCGCGTTCGGCGCGGCCGGCGGCACCGAGCCGGCTGCCGCCGGCAAACAGCAGAACATCCGCAGCGTCAGCGTCGACGACGTCGCTGCGATGCTCGCCTACGCATCGAAGGTGATGATCGTTCCCGGCTACGGCATGGCAGTCGCGCAGGCGCAGCACAGCGTCAAAGCGCTCGCCGACCAGCTCGAGAAACGCGACGTCAAGGTGCTCTATGCGATCCACCCGGTTGCAGGGCGGATGCCCGGGCACATGAACGTCCTGCTGGCCGAAGCGAACGTGCCGTACGAAGCGCTGCTGGACCTCGACGCTGCAAACGCGGAGTTCCCGACGACCGACGTCGCGCTCGTCATCGGCGCGAACGACGTGACGAATCCCGCCGCACGTACCGTCAAGAGCTCGCCGATCTACGGCATGCCGATTCTCGACGTCGACAAGGCGGCAAACGTCGTCGTGTTAAAACGCTCGATGCGTTCGGGCTTCGCTGGAATCGAGAATCCATTGTACGAGCTTGCGAACTGCTCGATGCTCTTCGGCGATGCGAAAGCCTCGGTTGACGCGCTCACCGCCGCCGTGAAGGAGCTCTGA
- a CDS encoding NAD(P) transhydrogenase subunit alpha produces MTDVSHLLQLVTVLVLAVFVGFEVISKVPTTLHTPLMSATNAIHGIVLVGAIAVVAALFGAPVHGAWMTAIAIVAVALGAINVFGGFAVTERMLQMFRRKEGPRK; encoded by the coding sequence GTGACCGACGTTTCGCATTTGCTGCAGCTCGTGACGGTGCTCGTTCTAGCGGTCTTCGTCGGATTCGAGGTGATCTCGAAGGTTCCGACGACGCTGCACACGCCGTTGATGTCTGCGACGAACGCCATTCACGGCATCGTGCTCGTCGGAGCGATCGCCGTCGTTGCGGCACTCTTCGGCGCTCCGGTGCACGGCGCGTGGATGACCGCGATCGCGATCGTGGCCGTAGCTCTCGGCGCCATCAACGTCTTCGGCGGCTTCGCCGTCACGGAGCGCATGCTGCAAATGTTCCGCCGCAAAGAGGGCCCGCGCAAATGA
- a CDS encoding Lrp/AsnC family transcriptional regulator: MIALSTELDDLDLRLLEALQRNARATFAELGAVVGLRAPAVHERVKRLEQRGHIRSYGARVDARRLGYALTAFVSCYTSPDCDYDAFMQRLGAIPEVCEVHSVAGEESYMCKVVTRSTQHLDDLLARLKAMPGMARTRTTIVLSTPFERDGIAFS, translated from the coding sequence ATGATTGCGCTCTCAACCGAGCTTGACGACCTGGATCTTCGCCTCCTCGAAGCCCTTCAACGCAATGCTCGAGCGACCTTTGCCGAGTTGGGCGCCGTCGTCGGCCTGCGCGCGCCGGCCGTGCACGAACGCGTGAAGCGGCTCGAGCAACGCGGGCACATCCGCAGCTACGGCGCACGTGTCGACGCCCGGCGCCTCGGCTATGCGTTGACGGCGTTCGTCAGCTGCTACACCTCCCCGGATTGCGACTACGACGCGTTCATGCAGCGGCTCGGCGCGATTCCGGAGGTGTGCGAGGTGCACTCGGTCGCGGGCGAGGAGAGCTACATGTGCAAGGTCGTCACGCGCTCGACACAGCACCTCGACGATCTGCTCGCGCGGCTCAAGGCCATGCCCGGAATGGCGCGCACGCGCACGACGATCGTGCTCTCGACGCCTTTCGAGCGCGACGGGATCGCATTCTCGTGA
- a CDS encoding Re/Si-specific NAD(P)(+) transhydrogenase subunit alpha, whose protein sequence is MIVAVPREAAPRERRVALVPESVARFVKLGTTVHVQKDAGTRASFPDELYERAGATIVEDATTLARDADLLTCVARPSDELLALLRKGTTIVGFFNPLGDPAYLQRLAGRGLTVLAVEAIPRITRAQSMDALSSQSNIAGYKGVLLAAAALPRFFPMLTTAAGTIPPAKVFVIGAGVAGLQAIATARRLGAVVSGYDARAVVKEQVQSLGATFVEFDVGNAEGSGGYARELTGEQLEAQQRAMAETIAKNDVVITTAAVPGRPAPVIVTERAVAAMQPGSVIVDLAAETGGNCALTKRDETIVTENGVTIVGTTNLAATMPYDASRLYSRNLFALLSPFVKDGSFALDPNDEIVKGACVVRDGVVGGSST, encoded by the coding sequence ATGATCGTCGCCGTTCCACGCGAAGCCGCTCCTCGCGAGCGACGGGTAGCGCTCGTGCCCGAGAGCGTCGCTCGCTTCGTCAAACTCGGCACCACGGTGCACGTCCAAAAGGATGCGGGAACGCGTGCGTCGTTCCCGGACGAGCTCTACGAAAGAGCCGGCGCGACGATCGTCGAGGACGCGACGACGCTAGCGCGTGACGCCGACCTTCTCACCTGCGTCGCTCGGCCCAGCGACGAGCTGCTCGCGCTGCTGCGCAAGGGTACGACGATCGTCGGCTTCTTCAACCCGCTCGGCGACCCGGCGTACCTGCAGCGACTCGCGGGGCGCGGTTTGACGGTGCTGGCCGTTGAGGCGATACCGCGCATCACGCGCGCTCAGTCCATGGACGCACTATCCTCGCAGAGCAACATCGCAGGATACAAGGGCGTCTTGCTGGCAGCCGCGGCGCTGCCACGATTCTTTCCGATGCTCACGACGGCCGCAGGGACGATCCCGCCCGCGAAGGTCTTCGTCATCGGCGCCGGCGTCGCCGGACTGCAGGCCATTGCAACGGCGCGGCGCCTCGGTGCCGTGGTCAGCGGCTACGACGCGCGTGCCGTCGTGAAAGAACAGGTGCAATCGCTCGGCGCGACGTTCGTCGAGTTTGACGTCGGAAACGCCGAGGGCAGCGGAGGCTACGCGCGCGAGCTGACCGGCGAGCAGCTCGAAGCACAGCAGCGTGCGATGGCGGAGACGATCGCAAAGAACGACGTCGTCATCACCACCGCGGCCGTGCCCGGCAGACCGGCGCCGGTCATCGTCACGGAGCGGGCGGTTGCCGCGATGCAGCCGGGATCGGTCATCGTCGATCTCGCGGCTGAAACCGGGGGCAACTGCGCGCTCACCAAACGCGACGAAACGATCGTGACCGAGAACGGCGTCACGATCGTCGGCACGACGAACCTGGCCGCGACGATGCCGTACGACGCGAGCCGATTGTATTCGCGCAATCTCTTCGCGCTTCTTTCGCCGTTCGTGAAGGACGGATCGTTCGCACTCGATCCGAACGACGAGATCGTCAAGGGTGCGTGCGTCGTGCGTGACGGCGTCGTGGGAGGGAGCTCGACGTGA
- a CDS encoding L-erythro-3,5-diaminohexanoate dehydrogenase, producing MIVRSTRACRFGSHRVLDPPGALAQAAWRLDATPVAYENEILCDVDALNIDSASFAQLRAECGDDVHAIGERILATVRERGKQHNPVTGSGGMFVGRVREVGTALRDSVALQAGDRIASLVSLTLTPLLLERVLGVDLATGHVQVRGTAVLFESGSWATLPTDLDDRVALAVFDVAGAPAQMRRLCRQGDTVVVIGADGKSGILSCVEAKRATGSSGRVIGVVPNAASPGARLVRDHGFVDVAIEADARDALQISQRVGAAAPGGADLVVNCVNVAGTEAGTILCAKDGGSIYFFSMATSFTAAALGAEGLGKDVTMIVGSGFAPNHAEIALETLRSHPAVLAHFTTTYGRKS from the coding sequence GTGATCGTTCGCAGCACGCGCGCCTGCCGCTTCGGCTCCCACCGCGTCCTCGATCCGCCGGGCGCGCTCGCGCAAGCCGCGTGGCGCCTCGACGCAACGCCCGTTGCGTACGAGAACGAGATCCTCTGCGACGTGGATGCACTGAACATCGACTCGGCGTCATTCGCGCAGCTTCGGGCGGAATGCGGCGACGACGTGCACGCGATCGGCGAGCGCATCCTCGCAACCGTTCGCGAACGCGGCAAGCAGCACAATCCCGTCACGGGATCCGGCGGCATGTTCGTCGGCCGCGTTCGCGAGGTCGGAACGGCGCTGCGCGATAGCGTAGCGCTGCAGGCCGGCGACCGCATCGCGTCGCTCGTCTCGCTCACGCTCACGCCGTTGCTGCTCGAGCGCGTCCTCGGCGTCGATCTGGCGACAGGTCACGTGCAGGTGCGCGGTACCGCAGTGCTCTTCGAAAGCGGCTCTTGGGCTACGCTTCCGACGGACCTCGACGATCGCGTCGCACTCGCGGTCTTCGACGTTGCCGGCGCGCCGGCGCAGATGCGCCGTCTCTGCCGCCAGGGCGATACCGTCGTCGTGATCGGCGCCGATGGCAAGAGCGGCATCCTTTCATGCGTCGAGGCCAAGCGGGCAACGGGGTCGAGCGGCAGGGTCATCGGCGTCGTGCCCAACGCCGCTTCCCCGGGCGCCCGGCTCGTCCGCGACCACGGCTTCGTCGACGTCGCGATCGAAGCCGACGCACGCGACGCGTTGCAGATTTCGCAGCGCGTCGGAGCAGCCGCGCCCGGCGGCGCCGACCTCGTGGTCAACTGCGTCAACGTTGCCGGAACGGAGGCGGGCACGATCCTCTGTGCCAAAGACGGCGGCAGCATCTATTTCTTCTCGATGGCAACGTCGTTCACCGCAGCCGCGCTCGGCGCCGAGGGTCTCGGCAAGGATGTGACCATGATCGTCGGCAGCGGTTTCGCCCCGAATCACGCCGAGATTGCGCTCGAAACGCTGCGATCGCATCCGGCCGTGCTCGCCCACTTCACTACTACGTATGGACGGAAATCATGA